ACTTTCCGGGCATGCCGGGCGGCGGCGGTTCTGACCACGCTTCCTTTGTGGCTGCGGGTGCTCCAGCTTTCTCTTTGAGTTCTTTGAGCTGGTCATATGGCACCTACACCTGGCACACCAACCGCGACACGTATGACAAGATTGTGTTTGATGATGTGCGCAGCAACGCCATCTTAACGGCCATCTTAGCCTACATGGCCAGTGAGGACCCAGTTAAAACTTCCAGAGAGCGCATTGTGCTGCCGGTCAACCCAAGAACGGGCCAACCTAGCACCTGGCCTGCCCAAAGTAAGCCTACCCGTAAAGGCGGCCTGGAATAAAGTTGGCAAGGAAAGCTAACTGGTTGGCTTCAAACCTACACCTGCATTAAAATAAAAGCGCCTTCCTTTAAGCAAAATAAAGCTTGAAGGAAGGCGCTTTTATTATTCAAGGCAAGTGGGCAATAACTAGATTCTGTTTGAATATAATAATTTCGATAAATATTATAATAGTTAAATTTGCGCGCTTGGTTTGTTTGCATGGTTTAAATTCAAATAATGGTGGAAGAGTACGGAAGGGGTCAGATAATGAAAGTAATAGAGTAGGTTTAAAGCTGAAATGGAGGATGTTTAATGTAACTACATTCTTTGTATAGTTCAATTATACTAATCATTTCCTTTGTATCTTTGCCCCGATTTGCAGAGTTGGATACACGTGAGCGAAAAGACACAAGGATTGCGTAGTTTTTTAAAAAGTAAATGGGTGCATTTGGTGGGCTCTGCTGCTGAATTTCCCATGGAACAGCGCGTGTACAACACCTTTTGCCTGATTACCATTCTGGGGGTGGCCTACAACATTCCCTTTAATATTATCACGGGCTTATACGGTCCTTTCTTTGTCACTATCTTTTTGTTGGGATTGGTGACGTTCGCGTTTTACCTGTCTCGGTTTAAAGGAAGATACATCCTCAGTTTTGCCATCTTGTCCATATCTATACATGCGGGGCTAGGCATCAACTATTTTTTCAATGATGGCATCACCGGGCCTACGCTGGTGTTGTTGGCGCTTTTCTTTTTCCCTATTCTGGTGGTGGCCACCAAGAAATACTACTGGCTCTGGACCACAATGAATGTAGGTTTGATTTTAAGTCTGGCCCTGGCAGAGTATTACTTCCCAAATCTGATTGTTGGCCGTTACCTCACCCGCGAGACGCGTTTCATTGACATGATCACTACTTACCTGATTGTGATTCTGCTCATACGGGTGTGTACCGTCTTTCTTTTAAACCACTACAACCGCGCCCGCCTAGCCACCGAAGAAGCCAACAAAGCCTTGCAGAAGCTCAACCAGGAGAAAACCAAGCTGTTGTCCATCATCTCGCATGACCTGCGCGCACCGCTGGCCAATATTCAAGGGTATTTGCAGATTTTGTCCCAGGCAGAGATTCCTCAGGAGCAGCGCCTTCAAATAAATAACCAACTCCTGCAGAACACCCAAACCACGCTGGACATGCTCACCAACGTTCTGGCCTGGTCTAAAAGCCACATGGACGGCGGGCAGAAGTCCCTGGATTCAGTGAACGTGCGCCAGGCACTTTCTTCTACCCTGGAACTCTTCAAGGACATTGCGCACCGCAAAGATATTGCCCTGGCGTATACCCTGGAGGAAGATGTTCAGATCATGAGCGAAGTGGGATTGTTGCAGTTGGTGGTGCGCAATCTGGTCAACAACGCCATCAAGTTCACTAACCCAGGCGGGGCTATTTCCGTCAGCGCCGTGAAAAACGGTGACAACTTGTTGCTACAGGTCAAAGACAGCGGCAATGGCCAACCAGCCCTGCTCTCGCCAGACATCTTCTTGCTGAACAGTGGCACATCGTACGGCACCCACCAAGAGAAAGGCGTAGGTCTGGGCCTGGTGCTCTGCCGCGAGTTTGTCGCGTTTCAGAAAGGCCGCATCTGGTTTGAAAGCCACCCGGTGTCTGGCGTGAGTTTCTTTGTGGAGGTGCCTCTGGTTCCGGCAGAAAGAACGGCAGTTGCTTCTGCCGCTTTCGCGGAAGTGGCTTGATATGCGTTTTTAGGCTGTTTTTCAGAAAATAGCCTAAAAACGGAGTAGCTTTTTAATACGATTGCGGCTAGGCCTTGCGCCGATAATGGTGTTGCATTGGGCTAATGACCAGAACCGCCTTTCAAATGCTCTGTTCTTTTACCCAACGCAGATTCTCCCCTTGAGGATTGCCCAAACGCGAGTTTGAGGCAGCGCGCGCAGCTCAATAGAGGGGTGTTTACACTGGCAGATGAAATGCTCGCCTCACCCTTGGAGACGAGGGACTAACTCGCGACTCAGGACTGGCACAGACCTCGTAGTGTGTGCAGTTCCTACGAGTGTCTTCAACCGTTTTCCGCCTATTTCCCAGAAAATAGGCCGAAAACAAAGGAGCCTTGCCAGAAGTATGCCGGCAAGGCTCCTTTGTTTTGGTAAAGGGAAAAATAGGGCTATTCTACTCGCTTGCTGGTCACGTAGAAATTAGGGTCTACGGTGATTTCGGCGGGCTTTCTGGTGACGGAAGCGTTCTTCCAGGTGGTGGCGGTGGGTTTAATCCATTGGGCTTTGCCGTTGACCAGGACTTTAACGGGCATGGAGAAGGTGTCTAAGCAGTTGGTCCAGCGGTAGGAGAGTTGGTTGCCGTTGAGCTTGTATTCCAGCACCGGTATGCGCGTGTCACGCAGGTACTGGTCAAAGAAGCCAGTCAGGTTCTGGCCGCTTTTCTGTGCCAGGTACTGTTCAATTTGGGCGCCGGTGACGGTCTGGTGGTAGAAGTCCTGGTTGAGGCCGCGTAGGATTTTACGCCATTTCAGGTCATTGCCTACTAGCTGCCGGACCATGTGCAGCATGTTGGCGCCTTTGGAGTACATGTCTCCTGAACCGGCGTAGTTCACTCCGTATTTGCCCACAATGGGACGGTCATTCCGGATGCCTTTGCGGGTGCCAATGACGTAGGCGCTGCTGGCCTCTTTGCCGTAATGGTAGTCTACAAAGATGTTTTCTGAGTAGGCCGTGAACGCCTCGTGCACCCACATATCGGCAATGTCCTGATAGGTGATGTTGTTGGCAAACCACTCATGCCCGCTCTCATGAATGATGATGAAGTCAAACTTGAGGCCCCAGCCGGTGCCGCTCAAATCTCTGCCCAGATAGCCGTTCTGGTACTTGTTGCCGTACGTCACCGAGCTTTGGTGCTCCATGCCCAGATACGGCACCTCCACCAATTTGTAGCTGTCTTCATAGAACGGGTACGGGCCGAACCAATGCTCAAACGCCTGCAACATGCGGGGCACGTCTTTGAACTGGACTTTGGCTTTCTCCAGGTTCTCAGGCAATACATAATAGATGCAATCCAAAGGGCCTTTCTCGCCGGGATATACTTCAGAAAAAGACACATAATTGCCCACGTTCACATTCACGCCGTAGTTGTTGATGGGATTGGTGACCGCCCAATGGAAGGTTCTGGTACTGTCTGCGTGGGTTTCTACGTTGCGGAGCCTTCCGTTGGAGACGTCCACCAAGGGCATGGGCACGTTCACGCGGATCAGCATGCTGTCGGGCTCGTCATACATGTGGTCTTTGTTGGGCCAAAAGAGGCTGGCGCCGCCGCCCTGCACCGAGGTGGCGATGAAGGGATTGCCCTGCGCGTCGTGTTTCCAGGTGACGCCGCCGCTCCAGGGCGGGTTCACGCTCACCTGCGGCCAGCCACTGAAATACACGTCAAGGGAATACGTGGCCCCCACGGTCTGCGGCTGTTGCAGTTGAATAAACCAGGCGTTGCTGTCCTGGCGCACTACCAGGTCCTGGCCGTTCTGGGTGACGCGCTCAATGCGCATGGGGGCCTGCAAGTCTATCTGAAGCGTCTGGTGCGGCTGCAGCACTTTGTAGGTGACCTTGTTCATGCCGGCAAAGGTGCTGTCCTGGGGATTTACTTTTATGGAGAGGTCATAGTGCGTCAAGTCCCACCAGGCGCGTTCTGGCGTGATGGAACCGCGCAAAGTGTCTTGCCGGGTAAACGTGGGGGACGTGGTTTGGGCCAGGGCGAAAGACGCGGTCACTGCCCAAAGACAGGCGGTAGCCACACATAGACTTCTGATAAAGGAGGTTTCCATAGAAAAACATTTGCCAAAAACGGGAGATACTAAGGTACGTCGCAAATTGAAATTTACACATCCTAATGCCAAGAAGAAGATAGACCACTACCTATCACCAACCGCCTCCTCCTCATGGCCCTTTCAGAAAAACGCATCAGGCGATAAATACCAGTAGGAGAGGGCTAGACCTGTCCACCTGTGCATTGCCCGCTTCTTTTTTTTCCTATGCATGCGAAGTCATCCCCCTACCCCCTTAAAAGGGGGACGGCATACGTGTTTTTTGTAGAGACCAGTCATTGCCTTGTCTCCCACGCATTGCCTTCTTTTGCTGGGTTTTACCAACTCTGCCTTTTCTTTCATAGGAAGGGAGGTTTTGTATCTGTTGATGTAGACACCCCCCTTCGCCCCCCTCAAGGGGGGAATCTGCAACTTGAACCGTCCATAGCGCTGATGCTCGTCTGGGCAACCCTCAAGGGGGAATCTGCAGTTAGCCTCCGTTATAGGTTGCTGGAAATTACCATCATCAACCAACAACCAGCAACCAAGCATCAGCAAATAACAATTAGCAACCAGCAACCAACAACCAGCAATCAACAATTAACAATCAGCAATCAGTAACAACCTTCGTTTTTGGCAGGTTTTCTGGGAAATAGCCCAAAAACGGAGCCAGAGCAGAGAAAAGCGTTCTACTATTTTACGACGGGCGTTTACGTTTTAGTTTGACTGGGTACTAACAGGCGTGAACCAAGGCTTCTAAAACGGCCGCGGTTCCTGCTTTTTTCTGTAGTTTTAAAGCCATTCCATCGTCCTGCGTCCTGTATGAATTTGTCTGTCCTTACCATCAAACAAAGCCTCAACAAAGCCTACCGCCTGCTCAAGTCCAAACGCACTCACATGGAGGCGTTTAAGCAGAACCTTATTACGCTACTGGGGCAGATAGACGAAAAAGAAACCGAGGAGAACGTGAAGATCCACCTCATGGACTTCCTCAAGAACACCTGGTACAGCCCAGACTTTCTGGTGGCCACCAAAGGCAAGACAGACTTT
The nucleotide sequence above comes from Nibribacter ruber. Encoded proteins:
- a CDS encoding sensor histidine kinase; translated protein: MSEKTQGLRSFLKSKWVHLVGSAAEFPMEQRVYNTFCLITILGVAYNIPFNIITGLYGPFFVTIFLLGLVTFAFYLSRFKGRYILSFAILSISIHAGLGINYFFNDGITGPTLVLLALFFFPILVVATKKYYWLWTTMNVGLILSLALAEYYFPNLIVGRYLTRETRFIDMITTYLIVILLIRVCTVFLLNHYNRARLATEEANKALQKLNQEKTKLLSIISHDLRAPLANIQGYLQILSQAEIPQEQRLQINNQLLQNTQTTLDMLTNVLAWSKSHMDGGQKSLDSVNVRQALSSTLELFKDIAHRKDIALAYTLEEDVQIMSEVGLLQLVVRNLVNNAIKFTNPGGAISVSAVKNGDNLLLQVKDSGNGQPALLSPDIFLLNSGTSYGTHQEKGVGLGLVLCREFVAFQKGRIWFESHPVSGVSFFVEVPLVPAERTAVASAAFAEVA
- a CDS encoding M1 family metallopeptidase gives rise to the protein METSFIRSLCVATACLWAVTASFALAQTTSPTFTRQDTLRGSITPERAWWDLTHYDLSIKVNPQDSTFAGMNKVTYKVLQPHQTLQIDLQAPMRIERVTQNGQDLVVRQDSNAWFIQLQQPQTVGATYSLDVYFSGWPQVSVNPPWSGGVTWKHDAQGNPFIATSVQGGGASLFWPNKDHMYDEPDSMLIRVNVPMPLVDVSNGRLRNVETHADSTRTFHWAVTNPINNYGVNVNVGNYVSFSEVYPGEKGPLDCIYYVLPENLEKAKVQFKDVPRMLQAFEHWFGPYPFYEDSYKLVEVPYLGMEHQSSVTYGNKYQNGYLGRDLSGTGWGLKFDFIIIHESGHEWFANNITYQDIADMWVHEAFTAYSENIFVDYHYGKEASSAYVIGTRKGIRNDRPIVGKYGVNYAGSGDMYSKGANMLHMVRQLVGNDLKWRKILRGLNQDFYHQTVTGAQIEQYLAQKSGQNLTGFFDQYLRDTRIPVLEYKLNGNQLSYRWTNCLDTFSMPVKVLVNGKAQWIKPTATTWKNASVTRKPAEITVDPNFYVTSKRVE